A single window of Brachyhypopomus gauderio isolate BG-103 chromosome 21, BGAUD_0.2, whole genome shotgun sequence DNA harbors:
- the lrrc23 gene encoding leucine-rich repeat-containing protein 23 isoform X1, with amino-acid sequence MSVLDEYDEVLHGESKDEGQDGQEEDTTSEQIEPCSLTQDMMVQGLSLLRRTGNGLAHAFVKLDIKNRHLTDIGLLSSFVHLRFLDISSNYLSDLSPLAALTQLVWLKGDDNHVQGFRGQPISQLTYLQWLSLAVNRLCDVEGLGGAALESLNLIGNGIQNMAGLEYHRLTNLVTLELRGNRLETTDGIYLPNLRHLYLAQNKIKKLEGLEKLERLTTLHLRDNQLETLDGISQSMKSLQYLNVRGNLVFSPQALQSLMAIAQTLRALVLAENPLSDTEDYRLCVLTRLPLLERLDKECVSAEERSIAQE; translated from the exons ATGTCAGTACTTGATGAATATGATGAGGTGTTGCACGGAGAATCTAAGGACGAAGGGCAGGATGGTCAAGAAGAGGATACAACATCTGAACAG ATTGAGCCTTGCTCACTGACACAGGACATGATGGTCCAGGGACTGTCATTATTGCGCCGCACGGGAAATGGACTTGCCCACGCCTTTGTCAAACTTGACATAAAAAACAG ACATCTGACAGACATTGGCTTACTAAGCTCTTTCGTCCATCTGCGCTTCTTGGACATCTCCTCCAACTACCTATCAGACCTTTCTCCACTGGCCGCCTTAACACAGCTAGTTTGGCTGAAAGGAGATGACAATCATGTTCAAGGGTTCAGAGGCCAACCGATAAGTCAGCTCACATACCTGCAGTGGCTCAGTCTGGCAGTCAATCGtctctgtgatgtagagggtCTAGGGGGGGCAGCCCTGGAAAGCCTTAATCTCATTG GTAATGGAATTCAAAACATGGCTGGCCTTGAATATCACAGGCTGACCAATTTGGTGACTCTGGAGCTCAGAGGAAACCGTTTAGAAACTACAGATGGAATTTACCTTCCAAACTTGCGTCATCTTTACCTT GCCcagaacaaaataaaaaaattagaaGGTCTGGAGAAATTGGAGCGACTAACGACCCTTCACCTCAGAGACAACCAGCTAGAGACACTTGATGGAATCAGCCAGAGTATGAAATCTCTCCAGTATCTCAATGTGAG gGGCAACTTAGTATTTTCCCCACAGGCATTGCAAAGTCTGATGGCCATTGCCCAGACATTGCGTGCCTTGGTCTTGGCAGAGAACCCTCTGTCAGACACAGAGGATTACAGACTCTGTGTGCTCACACGTCTTCCACTTCTTGAAAGATTGGACAAGGAGTGCGTGTCCGCTGAAGAGAGATCTATAGCTCAGGAATGA
- the lrrc23 gene encoding leucine-rich repeat-containing protein 23 isoform X2 — MMVQGLSLLRRTGNGLAHAFVKLDIKNRHLTDIGLLSSFVHLRFLDISSNYLSDLSPLAALTQLVWLKGDDNHVQGFRGQPISQLTYLQWLSLAVNRLCDVEGLGGAALESLNLIGNGIQNMAGLEYHRLTNLVTLELRGNRLETTDGIYLPNLRHLYLAQNKIKKLEGLEKLERLTTLHLRDNQLETLDGISQSMKSLQYLNVRGNLVFSPQALQSLMAIAQTLRALVLAENPLSDTEDYRLCVLTRLPLLERLDKECVSAEERSIAQE, encoded by the exons ATGATGGTCCAGGGACTGTCATTATTGCGCCGCACGGGAAATGGACTTGCCCACGCCTTTGTCAAACTTGACATAAAAAACAG ACATCTGACAGACATTGGCTTACTAAGCTCTTTCGTCCATCTGCGCTTCTTGGACATCTCCTCCAACTACCTATCAGACCTTTCTCCACTGGCCGCCTTAACACAGCTAGTTTGGCTGAAAGGAGATGACAATCATGTTCAAGGGTTCAGAGGCCAACCGATAAGTCAGCTCACATACCTGCAGTGGCTCAGTCTGGCAGTCAATCGtctctgtgatgtagagggtCTAGGGGGGGCAGCCCTGGAAAGCCTTAATCTCATTG GTAATGGAATTCAAAACATGGCTGGCCTTGAATATCACAGGCTGACCAATTTGGTGACTCTGGAGCTCAGAGGAAACCGTTTAGAAACTACAGATGGAATTTACCTTCCAAACTTGCGTCATCTTTACCTT GCCcagaacaaaataaaaaaattagaaGGTCTGGAGAAATTGGAGCGACTAACGACCCTTCACCTCAGAGACAACCAGCTAGAGACACTTGATGGAATCAGCCAGAGTATGAAATCTCTCCAGTATCTCAATGTGAG gGGCAACTTAGTATTTTCCCCACAGGCATTGCAAAGTCTGATGGCCATTGCCCAGACATTGCGTGCCTTGGTCTTGGCAGAGAACCCTCTGTCAGACACAGAGGATTACAGACTCTGTGTGCTCACACGTCTTCCACTTCTTGAAAGATTGGACAAGGAGTGCGTGTCCGCTGAAGAGAGATCTATAGCTCAGGAATGA